The Balaenoptera acutorostrata chromosome 11, mBalAcu1.1, whole genome shotgun sequence genome segment ATTCTGAGGCCTGATGTAACACATGGCTGAGTTCTGGGGGCCCCACAAGATAATCCTCAGGAATCTTTATCTTCTGCCATCCCCGGGCTCTTAGCATCAGAGCATAGACACCTGGTTCTTGATGTATACATGATAGGGGTCACTGCGCTTATCCACTTTGCAGGAGCAGGTGTATCCCAGGATGAGGCTGCCCACAGTGGCAGCAAATAGGAACGTGATGAAGAGAATGTACATGTAGGAGTTGTCATCGCGGCCAGGTAGGCTGGCCTGCCTCTCCTCAGTCAGGTTGTCTGACCCTGGCCGGCAGAGCCAGTTGCTGTGAAGAGTGGCATTTAGAGCCTTCAACACAGTGTGCAGGCTCTCATACCAGGTCTCAGTCCCATTGGTGGTCTTCATAGCAACAGGGATTCAGGTGGGGGAAGAATCGGAGGATGCTCTCCTTCAGAAGCCTTCCTTGTTTCTCGTCCTCTCTGATCAGCCCTGTAATCTCTCTCCATTTAGGGGTACCATTCTGTAGTCCTGCCAGTGGGCAAGGCTCCCGGGGGCGCCGTCTGTTCATTGGACACCTCGCCCTGGGCTCGCGGGTGCCCCACACTGCACCCCAAGGCACTCTGCCAGCCCCTCTGCTCGGAGCCTGAGCTCAGCACTGCCTGCACCCCCTCCACTATGTGCCCCACCCAACTTTAGATGCAACTTACATCCCTAACATGGGATGTAAGTTGACCTAGAACATACCTTTTTCTCCTCATCTATATATTGGTGCCCATACCCTGCCTCTCTCTGTGCCTTCACCTGACTTACTCCTCTTATCTTCCTAATCTCCTCTCTTCTCTACCATCTGAAGCCATTCTTTAAAGGCCCAGCTCAAGTCCCGCTTCTTGAAACCTTTCCTAACTGCTGTCATTAATTTGTCTTTATTTAGTTTCTATAACAATTTTATTCTCTACTGTACATGGCACCTATTTTTTGTATACTATGATactaactatatatataaattgatttCCTCAACTAAAAAACATACTCTTAGTTCTCTATGGCAAGAACCATGTCTTATATTTGGCCCAGGCTCCTATACGCctatctctccccctcccccaaatataCATACAAGTGTATGCATATAGCACCAAAACACAGAATGTATTCAGTAAATACCTGTTGATTTCTTTGGAATCATCAGAGCAGGCTAAGGGTTTTCTTATACATGTTTTGGCTGTTTGGCTGTTTGTTCATGAATGGGAAAAGTTTATATGAGCCTCAGACCAGAGATCCAAaagaccctcttctgccatagcCATGCCCTTAGCTGCCCTGTCCTCTTCCACTTGAGTCGTGACTTTTTTATGTGCCCTTACTGAAGTACTTTCTAAGCATAAGGGAATATTACCTCCACTCACCCAGAGATGGAGGGAAAGTGGCTTTATCGTTGGCCAACCAAAGCTGC includes the following:
- the LOC103016986 gene encoding potassium voltage-gated channel subfamily E member 3-like, producing MKTTNGTETWYESLHTVLKALNATLHSNWLCRPGSDNLTEERQASLPGRDDNSYMYILFITFLFAATVGSLILGYTCSCKVDKRSDPYHVYIKNQVSML